A single Flavobacterium sp. 1 DNA region contains:
- a CDS encoding DUF2795 domain-containing protein, translating to MYWTLELASYLSDAPWPANKDELIDYAIRAGAPLEVVENLQSIEDEGEIYESMEEIWPDYPTDEDYLWNEDEY from the coding sequence ATGTATTGGACATTAGAATTAGCATCATATTTAAGCGATGCACCGTGGCCTGCTAACAAAGACGAACTTATTGACTACGCTATTAGAGCCGGAGCTCCATTAGAAGTGGTAGAAAACCTTCAATCAATTGAGGATGAAGGCGAGATATATGAATCAATGGAAGAAATTTGGCCAGATTATCCAACGGACGAAGATTATCTTTGGAACGAGGATGAATATTAA
- a CDS encoding cob(I)yrinic acid a,c-diamide adenosyltransferase translates to MKVYTKTGDGGTTALFGGTRVPKDHIRIESYGTIDELNSYIGLIRDQEINNHYKEILIEIQDRLFTIGAILATPPEKEIMKNGELRLKKLGITETDIELLEKEIDDMEEKLPPMTHFVLPGGHQTVSYCHITRCVCRRAERLAVHLSHNEPVAEIAIKYLNRLSDYLFVLARKLTFDLNADEVKWIPRK, encoded by the coding sequence ATGAAAGTATACACAAAAACTGGAGATGGCGGCACTACTGCCCTTTTTGGCGGAACCCGCGTACCAAAAGATCATATCCGCATAGAAAGTTACGGAACAATAGACGAATTGAACTCTTATATAGGGCTCATTCGCGATCAGGAAATAAACAATCATTATAAAGAAATTTTAATCGAAATCCAAGATCGATTGTTTACTATTGGTGCTATCCTAGCAACACCTCCGGAAAAAGAAATAATGAAAAACGGCGAACTTAGATTAAAGAAACTAGGAATAACCGAAACTGATATAGAATTATTAGAAAAGGAAATAGATGATATGGAAGAAAAACTTCCTCCTATGACTCATTTTGTATTACCAGGCGGGCATCAAACTGTGTCATATTGTCATATAACCAGATGCGTTTGCCGCCGTGCCGAACGTTTAGCGGTACATTTAAGTCATAATGAACCTGTTGCCGAAATTGCTATCAAATACTTGAACCGACTTTCTGACTACCTTTTTGTATTGGCACGAAAGTTGACATTTGATTTAAACGCTGATGAAGTAAAATGGATACCAAGAAAATAG
- a CDS encoding ABC transporter ATP-binding protein, whose amino-acid sequence MKNSLIKITNIKRDFVLGNEIVYVLKGIDLEINKGEYVALMGPSGSGKSTLMNLLGCLDTPTSGTYILNGKDVSHMKDDELAEIRNKEIGFVFQTFNLLPRTTALDNVALPMIYAGHSKTERTIRATEVLSQVNLADRMDHQPNQLSGGQRQRVAIARALVNKPSIILADEPTGNLDSKTSLEIMKLFGDIHANGNTVILVTHEEEIAAYAHRIIRLRDGIIESDTIKEVFSKQQL is encoded by the coding sequence ATGAAAAACTCACTTATAAAAATTACAAATATCAAAAGAGATTTTGTACTAGGAAACGAAATCGTTTATGTACTAAAAGGCATTGATCTGGAAATTAATAAAGGAGAATATGTTGCATTAATGGGACCTTCAGGATCGGGAAAATCTACATTAATGAATTTATTAGGCTGCTTGGACACCCCGACATCTGGCACTTATATTTTGAATGGAAAAGATGTTAGCCACATGAAAGATGATGAATTAGCCGAAATCCGAAACAAAGAAATTGGTTTTGTTTTTCAAACATTTAATCTTTTGCCTAGAACGACTGCACTTGATAATGTAGCTCTGCCTATGATTTATGCAGGACATTCAAAGACCGAACGGACTATACGCGCCACCGAGGTACTCAGCCAAGTAAATCTTGCAGACAGGATGGACCACCAGCCTAATCAATTATCTGGAGGACAGCGCCAGCGTGTGGCTATCGCCAGAGCATTGGTAAATAAACCCTCTATCATACTTGCTGATGAGCCAACAGGAAATCTAGACAGTAAAACCTCCTTAGAAATTATGAAACTTTTTGGTGATATTCATGCAAATGGCAACACTGTCATACTAGTAACCCACGAAGAAGAAATTGCTGCTTATGCGCACAGAATTATCCGCTTGAGAGATGGTATCATTGAAAGTGACACAATAAAAGAAGTGTTCAGCAAACAACAATTATAA
- a CDS encoding carbonic anhydrase, whose protein sequence is MDIKQIFENNKNWIIKQLKIEPDYFKKLAKGQSPEFLYIGCSDSRVSAEDLMGLEPGEVFVHRNIANMVPNTDLNSMSVINYAVVHLKVNHIVVCGHYGCGGIHAAMQQSDLGILNPWLRNIRDVYRIHRKTLDKITNEEEKYKKLVELNVQEQCINVIKTAEVQKANKERDLKVYGWIFDIHSGKLIDLNIDFPEILKDITKIYKISN, encoded by the coding sequence ATGGATATCAAGCAAATTTTTGAAAACAATAAAAATTGGATTATCAAACAGCTCAAAATAGAGCCAGATTATTTTAAAAAGCTAGCCAAAGGGCAGTCTCCTGAATTTCTGTACATTGGCTGTTCGGATAGCCGCGTTTCTGCCGAAGATCTTATGGGGCTAGAACCAGGGGAAGTTTTTGTGCACCGTAATATTGCTAATATGGTTCCAAACACAGACTTAAATTCGATGTCGGTAATCAATTATGCGGTTGTACATTTAAAAGTAAATCACATTGTCGTTTGCGGTCATTATGGCTGTGGCGGTATTCATGCCGCCATGCAGCAATCCGATTTGGGAATATTAAATCCTTGGCTAAGAAACATTCGGGATGTTTACCGAATACATCGAAAAACACTTGATAAAATAACCAATGAAGAAGAAAAATATAAAAAACTGGTAGAACTCAATGTACAGGAACAATGCATTAACGTTATCAAAACGGCCGAAGTACAAAAAGCAAACAAAGAAAGAGATTTAAAAGTATACGGTTGGATTTTTGATATTCACAGCGGCAAATTAATTGATTTGAATATCGACTTTCCGGAAATATTGAAAGATATCACCAAAATTTACAAAATATCAAACTAA
- a CDS encoding O-methyltransferase, whose protein sequence is MLFQIKSYFKFLWRSKNEHAVHSPFVFNLLTKCFYDKKFKPEYIVLENYRTELLQNKKTIEVTDFGAGSRVFKSNVRPIAQIAKTAGISPKRAQLLFRIVNYFQPDTILEIGTSLGLATSALSLGNPKASIITLEGCPETAKQAQLQLQKFNCNNVESIVNEFSAYLKNDQPSTINHQLIYFDGNHSKEATLDYFSLLLPTITNETVWIFDDIHWSAEMEEAWEIIKNHPKITVSIDTFQWGLVFFRCEQPKQHFIIRT, encoded by the coding sequence ATGCTTTTTCAAATAAAATCCTATTTCAAATTTCTTTGGCGTTCCAAAAACGAACATGCCGTTCACTCGCCATTTGTCTTTAATTTATTGACCAAATGTTTTTATGACAAGAAATTCAAACCGGAATATATTGTTTTAGAAAACTATCGAACCGAACTTTTGCAAAACAAAAAAACTATCGAAGTAACTGATTTCGGAGCTGGTTCACGTGTTTTTAAATCCAATGTGAGACCAATAGCCCAGATTGCCAAAACAGCTGGGATTTCACCCAAACGAGCCCAATTATTGTTTCGGATTGTAAATTATTTTCAACCGGATACCATACTAGAAATAGGAACATCATTAGGATTAGCCACTTCTGCCCTATCATTGGGAAATCCGAAAGCATCCATCATAACTTTGGAAGGCTGTCCAGAAACCGCAAAACAAGCTCAACTGCAACTGCAAAAATTCAATTGTAATAATGTAGAATCAATTGTAAACGAATTTAGCGCCTATCTTAAAAATGATCAACCATCAACTATCAACCATCAACTAATTTACTTCGACGGCAATCATTCCAAAGAAGCAACCTTAGACTATTTTAGTTTATTATTGCCAACAATCACCAACGAAACCGTTTGGATATTTGATGACATTCACTGGTCTGCAGAGATGGAAGAAGCTTGGGAAATTATAAAAAACCACCCAAAAATAACCGTAAGCATTGATACTTTTCAATGGGGATTGGTCTTCTTTAGATGCGAACAACCCAAACAGCATTTTATAATTAGAACCTAA
- a CDS encoding virulence RhuM family protein, protein MENKIIFYQNKDSNVVVNVTYFEDNFWLTQKLTAQLFGVEVPAVNKHLNNIFEENELNKEATISKKEIVQQEGNRQVKRQVEFYNLDAIIAVGYRINSKQATQFRIWATKTLKEYIIKGFVLNDEMLKNGKPFGKDYFNELLERIREIRASERRVFQKLGDIFEQCSADYSKDAEETKLFYKMVQNKLHFAITGNTAAEIVYKRVDRNKDFMGLSTWKNAPNGKIVKSDVVIAKNYLNENEIGDLNLLVSAFLDLAEFQARRNQLINMKDWLDRTNKFLESNSLDVLPNAGAISHEQAVEKAHQEYEHFRIEQDKNYISDLDRELKRLNNK, encoded by the coding sequence ATGGAAAACAAAATTATTTTTTATCAAAATAAGGATAGCAACGTAGTGGTCAACGTTACATATTTTGAAGATAATTTTTGGCTTACGCAAAAGTTGACAGCACAGTTATTTGGTGTAGAAGTGCCTGCTGTAAACAAGCATCTTAATAATATTTTTGAAGAAAACGAACTGAACAAAGAAGCAACTATTTCCAAAAAGGAAATAGTTCAACAGGAAGGGAATCGGCAAGTAAAACGACAAGTGGAATTTTACAATCTAGATGCCATAATAGCGGTTGGATACCGTATCAATTCCAAACAAGCTACACAATTCCGAATCTGGGCAACAAAAACATTAAAAGAATACATTATAAAAGGTTTTGTGCTGAATGATGAAATGCTCAAAAACGGAAAACCTTTTGGGAAAGATTATTTTAACGAATTACTGGAACGTATTCGTGAAATTCGAGCCAGCGAACGCCGTGTTTTTCAAAAATTAGGTGATATTTTTGAGCAATGCAGTGCTGATTACAGTAAAGATGCTGAAGAAACCAAACTGTTTTATAAAATGGTTCAAAACAAACTGCATTTTGCCATTACAGGAAATACAGCAGCAGAAATTGTCTATAAACGTGTGGATAGGAACAAAGATTTTATGGGATTATCGACTTGGAAAAATGCTCCAAACGGTAAAATTGTAAAAAGCGATGTTGTAATTGCTAAAAATTATTTGAACGAAAATGAAATTGGCGATTTGAATTTATTGGTCAGCGCTTTTTTGGATTTAGCTGAATTTCAGGCACGTAGAAATCAATTAATAAATATGAAAGATTGGCTAGACCGCACCAATAAGTTTTTAGAAAGCAATAGTTTAGATGTACTTCCAAATGCGGGAGCTATTTCTCACGAACAAGCTGTTGAGAAAGCGCATCAAGAATATGAACATTTCCGTATTGAACAGGATAAAAATTATATCTCTGATTTGGATAGAGAATTGAAGAGACTTAATAATAAATAA
- a CDS encoding SDR family NAD(P)-dependent oxidoreductase, protein MNEIIGVRNVITSEEIDQCIAILTQLNTDTDQIFEIPKEQRTALIKAAGQFSRPDRDELAKRKKDGKAVAKRKQEKKDRTARKETGIRSAREASVFVAPKLLASHDLDSKEQLELETPRKCYVCKTEFTKMHHFYDTMCSDCGDFNYAKRFQTADVKGQIAVITGSRLKIGYHITLMLLRGGATVIATTRFPVDSALRFSKEDDFMEWGHRLKIHGLDLRHIPSVEIFCNFIEQKYERLDVLINNAAQTVRRPAGFYAHLMENEERPIGSLPSQAQELLLDHTSCLDELKVLTSGASSNQNMPVTWHGPEPGIGLRASAKLSQIPYSFDNALVAQEVFPEGELDADLQQVDLRKVNSWRLKLGQIETTEMIEVQLVNSVAPFVLCNRLSEVMKKDNTGKKHIINVSAMEGKFYRDFKEDRHPHTNMAKAALNMLTHTAAGTLAKDGIFMNAVDTGWVTDEDPAELAKRKQEEQDFQPPLDIVDGAARVMDPLFDGINTGKHWCGKFLKDYRPIGW, encoded by the coding sequence ATGAACGAAATAATAGGAGTCAGGAATGTAATAACTTCCGAAGAAATAGACCAATGTATCGCTATTTTGACTCAATTGAACACTGATACTGACCAGATTTTTGAAATACCAAAAGAGCAAAGAACAGCTTTAATTAAAGCTGCTGGACAATTTTCACGCCCAGATCGTGATGAGCTAGCGAAGAGAAAAAAAGATGGGAAAGCAGTTGCCAAACGCAAACAGGAAAAGAAAGACAGAACAGCCCGCAAGGAAACCGGAATTCGTTCGGCGAGAGAAGCGAGTGTTTTTGTTGCTCCAAAATTGTTGGCTTCGCATGATTTGGATTCCAAAGAACAGTTGGAACTCGAGACACCCAGAAAGTGTTACGTATGCAAAACGGAGTTTACGAAAATGCACCATTTTTATGATACAATGTGTTCTGATTGTGGTGATTTTAATTATGCCAAACGTTTTCAAACTGCTGATGTAAAAGGTCAGATTGCCGTGATTACTGGTTCTCGACTAAAAATTGGATATCATATTACTTTGATGCTTTTGCGTGGCGGAGCGACTGTAATTGCTACAACCCGTTTTCCTGTAGATTCTGCATTAAGGTTTTCTAAGGAAGATGATTTTATGGAATGGGGACACCGCCTGAAAATTCACGGATTGGATTTGAGACATATTCCGAGTGTGGAGATTTTTTGCAATTTTATAGAGCAAAAATACGAACGATTGGATGTTCTGATTAATAATGCGGCGCAAACGGTGAGAAGGCCTGCGGGGTTTTATGCACACTTAATGGAAAATGAAGAGCGGCCAATTGGCTCTTTGCCATCACAAGCGCAAGAATTATTATTGGATCATACTAGTTGTTTGGATGAATTAAAAGTATTGACTTCTGGAGCATCTTCCAACCAGAATATGCCGGTAACTTGGCATGGACCTGAACCAGGAATTGGTTTAAGGGCTTCTGCTAAATTATCTCAAATTCCGTATTCGTTTGACAATGCATTAGTAGCACAGGAAGTTTTCCCCGAAGGAGAGCTTGATGCCGATTTACAGCAAGTCGATTTACGAAAAGTAAACAGCTGGCGATTGAAATTAGGTCAAATCGAAACTACAGAAATGATCGAAGTGCAATTAGTTAATTCGGTTGCTCCTTTTGTATTGTGCAACCGCCTTTCGGAAGTGATGAAGAAAGACAACACAGGCAAAAAACACATTATTAATGTTTCGGCGATGGAAGGGAAGTTTTACCGCGATTTTAAAGAAGATCGTCATCCGCATACCAATATGGCCAAAGCAGCCCTGAATATGCTCACGCACACTGCGGCAGGAACTCTCGCTAAAGACGGAATTTTTATGAATGCTGTCGATACAGGCTGGGTAACCGATGAGGATCCAGCGGAACTGGCCAAGAGAAAACAGGAAGAACAAGATTTTCAGCCACCATTGGATATTGTGGATGGTGCAGCCCGTGTTATGGATCCTTTGTTTGACGGAATTAATACAGGAAAACACTGGTGTGGTAAATTCCTGAAAGATTATCGACCAATTGGTTGGTAA
- a CDS encoding FKBP-type peptidyl-prolyl cis-trans isomerase codes for MKHLLTALVALTLFISCNKNKEVKNEVTKEETVDCVAKNDKEITDYIAKNKLKAEKSDSGLYYVINEPGTGAQPTATSNVTVAYKGYFTNGSVFDESTAAGISFGLDQVIKGWTEGIPHFKTGGSGILLVPSHLGYGNETMGPIPGGSALIFDVKLISVN; via the coding sequence ATGAAACACTTATTAACTGCCCTAGTGGCCTTGACTCTTTTTATTTCTTGCAACAAAAATAAAGAAGTGAAAAATGAAGTAACAAAAGAAGAAACTGTTGATTGCGTTGCCAAAAACGACAAAGAAATCACCGATTACATCGCTAAAAATAAATTGAAAGCAGAAAAAAGCGATTCAGGTTTATATTATGTAATTAACGAGCCTGGAACTGGAGCGCAGCCTACTGCAACATCAAATGTAACTGTAGCTTACAAAGGTTATTTCACTAATGGAAGTGTTTTCGACGAAAGTACTGCCGCAGGGATTTCTTTTGGACTAGATCAAGTGATAAAAGGCTGGACAGAAGGTATTCCTCATTTTAAAACCGGAGGAAGCGGTATCCTTTTGGTACCATCTCATTTAGGATACGGAAATGAAACAATGGGACCAATCCCTGGAGGTTCTGCACTTATTTTTGACGTAAAATTAATTTCGGTAAACTAA
- a CDS encoding outer membrane protein assembly factor translates to MKSKIIFLLLLFCSQTILSQEGEKKEEEKKYKLRSIIDLFTKEDTLKISKPDSKNHLIAFPTLGYQPANGFTLGFISQFSFKIKPENKISLLSGGASYSTQKQVLIYLKNNMYINNDRLFFSGDFRYYVFSQSNYGLGTDIIPWGAEFKDFDFNSIEQPMNYNYFKFHETASYTIFPSFFIGLGIHFDSYSNIEDKHLDVANEQYTYHYNYSKNYGFSNKNYSVNGMSLNLIYDTRDNLINTNNGLFLNMNYRYNPKTDLNKHNSSTLLLESRYFIPISKTNKQHVLGIWAYGQFQLSGRLPYLNLPAIGWDQNSRSGKGYTQGLLRGTNLIYLEGEYRFPITKNQMISGTVFANATTASSIYKNLTSFESVQPAVGVGLRVLLDKNTLTNFIVNFGLGRDSKTFYFNDGEGF, encoded by the coding sequence TTGAAATCGAAAATCATATTTCTGCTACTCCTTTTTTGTTCTCAAACTATTCTTTCCCAAGAGGGAGAAAAAAAGGAAGAAGAAAAAAAATATAAGCTGCGATCCATAATTGATTTATTTACCAAAGAAGATACCTTAAAAATAAGCAAACCGGATTCCAAAAACCATTTAATTGCATTCCCCACATTGGGTTACCAGCCTGCAAATGGCTTTACTTTGGGATTCATTAGCCAGTTTAGTTTCAAAATAAAGCCTGAAAACAAAATCTCATTACTATCAGGAGGAGCTTCATACAGCACGCAGAAACAGGTTCTGATCTATCTAAAAAACAATATGTACATCAATAATGACCGCTTGTTTTTTAGCGGTGATTTCCGTTATTATGTTTTCTCGCAATCCAATTATGGCTTGGGAACTGACATTATTCCTTGGGGTGCCGAATTTAAAGACTTCGATTTCAACTCCATAGAACAGCCCATGAATTACAATTACTTCAAATTTCATGAAACGGCTTCCTATACTATATTCCCATCTTTTTTTATTGGGTTAGGAATACATTTTGACAGTTATTCCAACATCGAAGATAAACATCTGGATGTTGCCAATGAACAGTACACCTATCATTACAATTATTCTAAAAATTATGGGTTCAGCAATAAGAATTATTCCGTCAATGGAATGAGCCTAAATTTGATTTACGACACTAGAGACAATTTAATAAACACCAATAACGGTCTGTTCCTGAACATGAATTACCGTTACAATCCCAAAACAGATCTTAACAAACATAACAGTTCCACTTTATTGCTTGAAAGCAGGTATTTTATCCCAATCAGCAAAACGAACAAACAGCATGTTCTGGGAATTTGGGCTTATGGCCAGTTTCAGCTAAGTGGCAGATTGCCGTATTTAAACCTTCCCGCAATAGGCTGGGATCAAAACAGCCGTAGCGGAAAAGGCTATACGCAGGGACTTTTGAGAGGTACAAACCTTATCTATCTTGAAGGCGAATATCGTTTCCCAATTACCAAAAACCAAATGATCAGCGGAACGGTATTTGCCAATGCCACAACTGCAAGCAGTATATACAAAAACCTTACCTCATTCGAATCCGTTCAGCCCGCCGTGGGCGTGGGACTGCGAGTCCTTCTTGACAAAAACACACTGACCAATTTCATCGTTAATTTTGGTCTTGGGCGGGATTCCAAAACTTTCTATTTTAACGATGGGGAAGGATTCTAA
- a CDS encoding lysozyme inhibitor LprI family protein, giving the protein MTKKYYFIALLLLCLCNSSFAQTQLEMNETADTNYKKADAELNKVYKQLIAILDQNEKPLLIQAEKDWVRFRDSHCKFDASQYEGGSIKPLVYSTCLEELTRKRIAEIKASIKERDK; this is encoded by the coding sequence ATGACAAAAAAATATTATTTCATCGCCCTACTTCTGTTATGTCTTTGCAACAGTTCATTTGCTCAAACGCAATTAGAAATGAATGAAACTGCTGATACAAATTATAAAAAAGCAGATGCTGAATTAAATAAAGTATATAAACAACTGATAGCAATTTTGGATCAAAATGAAAAGCCCTTATTAATTCAGGCTGAAAAAGATTGGGTCAGATTCCGAGATTCCCATTGCAAGTTTGATGCTTCACAATATGAAGGTGGCAGTATTAAGCCATTAGTATATTCTACTTGCTTAGAAGAATTGACAAGGAAAAGAATTGCAGAAATTAAAGCGAGTATAAAAGAAAGAGATAAATAA
- a CDS encoding ion channel, which produces MTRRQRILSFVLVAIAIYIFIISIFGFLYQYTSSICYSKNDSIVGNFWDCFYFSLVSFQTIGYGDIFPFLPIAKILIFIESIFQTIFISLFSGFLIYFFIKRPKDVFTTDNYFYKKSK; this is translated from the coding sequence ATGACAAGAAGACAAAGAATATTATCATTCGTTTTGGTTGCAATAGCCATTTATATATTTATTATTTCGATATTTGGATTTCTTTATCAATATACAAGTAGCATTTGCTATTCAAAGAATGACTCCATAGTTGGTAATTTCTGGGACTGTTTTTATTTTAGCCTAGTTTCTTTCCAAACTATAGGTTATGGAGATATTTTTCCATTTTTGCCAATTGCTAAAATTTTAATTTTTATTGAATCAATATTTCAAACAATATTTATAAGCCTCTTTTCTGGATTTTTAATCTATTTTTTTATTAAAAGACCGAAAGATGTATTTACAACCGACAATTATTTTTATAAGAAAAGCAAATAA
- a CDS encoding ABC-F family ATP-binding cassette domain-containing protein yields MNYLSVENISKSFGERTLFKDISFGINKDQKIAFIAKNGSGKTTIMNIINGFDEPDTGQVVLRKSIRMAFLSQDNKLQDELTIEESIFASDNESLKVIEAYEKALENPEDEEAYQKAFDAMDRHNAWDFETQYKQILFKLKLEDFKLKVKSLSGGQKKRLSLAIILINRPDLLILDEPTNHLDLEMIEWLESYFAKENITLFMVTHDRFFLERVCNEIIELDNGKIYQYKGNYSYYLEKKEERIASENASVDKAQNLFVKELEWMRRQPKARTTKSKSRQDDFYDIKEKAQSRRKENVVELEINMERMGSKIIELHKISKKFKDHVILDNFSYDFQRGERIGIIGKNGTGKSTFLNLLTGTLPLDHGKVVVGDTIKIGYYTQSGINPKPGQRVIDVIKEYGEFIPLTKGRLISASQLLERFLFDAKKQYDYVEKLSGGELKRLYLCTVLIQNPNFLILDEPTNDLDIVTLNVLESFLLDYPGCLVVVSHDRYFMDKIVDQLFVFRGQGEIETFPGNYSDFRAYEDSADIAQKEDNKTEKKEWKQNNPTGNLTFNEQKEFQKIEKEIKDLEIDKSKIEQLFSDGKVADADIEKKAKELENIIKKIENKEERWFELSAKLEGQ; encoded by the coding sequence GTGAATTATTTATCAGTCGAGAATATATCTAAATCTTTTGGGGAGCGCACGCTTTTCAAAGACATTTCCTTTGGAATCAACAAAGATCAAAAAATTGCCTTTATCGCCAAAAACGGTTCGGGTAAAACCACTATAATGAACATCATCAACGGTTTTGACGAGCCTGATACCGGACAAGTCGTACTTAGAAAAAGCATCCGAATGGCTTTTTTGTCACAAGACAATAAACTGCAGGATGAATTGACGATTGAGGAAAGTATTTTCGCCTCAGATAATGAGAGCTTGAAAGTGATTGAAGCCTACGAAAAAGCATTGGAAAACCCAGAAGACGAGGAAGCCTATCAAAAAGCTTTTGACGCTATGGATCGCCACAATGCTTGGGATTTCGAAACACAATACAAACAGATTTTGTTCAAATTAAAGTTGGAAGACTTTAAGCTGAAAGTAAAAAGTCTTTCGGGCGGGCAGAAAAAACGTTTGTCACTTGCTATCATTTTGATTAACCGTCCCGATTTATTAATTCTGGATGAGCCAACGAATCACTTGGATTTAGAGATGATCGAATGGCTAGAAAGTTATTTTGCTAAAGAAAACATTACGCTGTTTATGGTAACCCACGACCGTTTCTTTTTGGAGCGCGTTTGTAACGAAATCATCGAACTGGACAACGGAAAAATATACCAATACAAAGGAAACTATTCCTATTATTTAGAGAAAAAAGAAGAGCGCATCGCCTCCGAAAATGCAAGTGTCGATAAAGCGCAAAACCTGTTTGTAAAAGAACTGGAATGGATGCGCCGTCAGCCGAAAGCGAGAACTACCAAATCCAAATCGCGTCAGGACGATTTTTATGACATTAAAGAGAAAGCGCAAAGCCGAAGAAAAGAAAATGTTGTTGAGCTTGAAATTAATATGGAACGAATGGGAAGCAAAATTATTGAGCTTCATAAGATTTCCAAAAAGTTTAAAGATCATGTTATTCTGGATAATTTTAGTTATGACTTTCAGCGCGGAGAACGCATTGGAATCATTGGTAAAAATGGAACAGGAAAATCTACTTTTTTAAACCTGCTTACAGGAACTCTTCCTTTGGATCACGGAAAAGTAGTTGTAGGCGACACTATCAAAATTGGATATTACACTCAAAGCGGGATTAACCCAAAACCGGGTCAGCGTGTAATCGATGTGATCAAAGAATACGGAGAATTTATTCCGTTAACGAAAGGCAGACTGATTTCGGCTTCACAATTGTTGGAGCGTTTTCTTTTTGATGCCAAAAAACAATACGATTATGTAGAGAAATTGAGCGGTGGTGAGTTGAAACGTTTGTATTTATGTACGGTTTTGATTCAGAATCCGAACTTTTTGATTCTCGATGAGCCAACAAATGATTTGGATATTGTGACTTTAAATGTGTTGGAAAGCTTCCTATTGGATTATCCAGGATGTTTGGTGGTGGTTTCGCACGACCGTTATTTTATGGACAAAATTGTTGATCAATTATTCGTTTTTAGAGGACAGGGCGAAATTGAAACGTTCCCAGGAAATTACTCCGATTTTAGAGCCTACGAAGACAGTGCCGATATAGCTCAGAAAGAAGACAACAAAACCGAAAAGAAAGAATGGAAACAAAACAATCCAACTGGAAACCTGACTTTCAACGAGCAAAAAGAATTTCAGAAAATAGAAAAAGAAATCAAAGATTTGGAAATCGATAAAAGCAAAATTGAGCAATTATTCTCGGATGGAAAAGTAGCCGATGCCGACATCGAGAAGAAAGCCAAAGAACTAGAAAACATTATCAAGAAAATTGAGAATAAGGAAGAAAGATGGTTTGAGCTTTCTGCGAAATTGGAGGGGCAGTAG